The nucleotide window ACGTCGCCCGCTCGGTCTACGAAGGGGTTCAGGACGTCGGCCGCGACGCTTGGGACACCAGCTCCTACCAGCGCGAGAACACGCTGATGCTCTCCGACGAGTCCGAGGCCGACGCCTCACCGAAACTGATCATCAACAACCACGATACCGAGGCCAGTCACTCCGCGACGGTCGGCCAGATCGACGCTGAGGACCTGCTGTATATGACCTCCCGCGGTGTCGATCCACGGTCGGCACGCAACATGCTCGTCGAAGGCTTCTTCGTCCCCGTGCTCGAGGAAGTCGACGTCGACGAACTGCGCGAGGACTTAGAAGACCTCGTCGCGGCACGACTTCGCGAGCGATAGACCCGACCGCCGCGACGCTCGATTCGGAACTCGAATCCGGGATCGGTTGGCCGTTCCCGAGCGGTTTTCGTCGCGTTTTTTGCCCGCCCAGCGCCGGCAGTGTGTCGACCCCGCGACGGTGTCTGACGACGACTTTTGTACGATGCGCTGGTACACCTGACTGATGCGGGCCCTTTCCGTCGAACTCGAGGACGAACTCGTCGACGCACTCGAAGCCGAGCGAGCGCTGTTCGGCTTCGAGAGTCGGCAGGCGTACGTTCGCTGGATCATCGAACACCGCGGCTCGATCGAGGCCGACCAGCCGGCTGACCGCAGCGGCGACCGGGACCGGGATCGAGATCGACTGCTGGCGGAGTATGGCAAGCGACTCAATCGGCTCGAGGACCGAGTTTCGGCGCTTTCGTCGACGGCCGATCGAGACGAGGATCGAACAGACGACGGAGCGGACGCGGGCGACACGAACGGTGCGACACCGACATCGACAGTCGACGCTGCCGACTCGGATCGGGACGGATACGTACCCGCCGACCAGCGTGATCGATCGAGCCAGTGCGACGATGCGGAGACGATGCAGTCAGCAGAGCCGGTCCTCGAGGTACGTGGCTCACCTCGGACGGTTCGACACGGCCCCGAGGCGACTGACCAACGAGACGGTGAGGCCTCGAGGACGGCATCGGGAACACGTGCCGACGGTGGGTCGGCGGCGACGGACGACAGTTCGGTGGCGACCACCGATGCCGCGGTCGAGTCCGACGCCGACCAGACGGCCGCCACCCCGACGCTCTCCCCGGAACGCGTCGCACGCATTCCGGAAGATCCGGTGGTGGAAGACGCCGGCGTGCTCGGCTCCGTCGAGACCGAGCGACTCGACGAACTCTCCCGACGAGCGGTTGCGACGACGCGCAAACGGCTGAACAGGGAGGTCCAAACCGGCCTCGAGTACACCTCCTCGACCCGACTCGCCGATGACGGTGTTCGTCCGGGCGAGGATGTGGCCGATCTCGAGGCGCTGTCGATTCCGGGTCGGTCGGCAGAGACGATCGAGAAACGCCGTCACGCCGTCGGTCGAGCGCTCGCGTACGTGCGGGACGAAGGCCGAGCACGCCGCTCCGATTTCGTCGAGGCGCTCTATAAGGAGTGTCCGGCCGGCTACGAGACCGAAGACGGCTGGTGGCGGTGTATCAAAACAGGGCTGAAGCAGGTCGACTGCGTCGACGGTGGCGAGGGATCACGCGTCTGGCATTATCGGCGATGAGCACCGGACAGGACGCCGTCGACCGACTCGAAAACATCGAGTAGGGACGGTTAAGTATCAGCGGCCCGGACATCGTCGTATGAGTTTGGGACAGCGTGTCTCGAGCGACAACCAACTGACTCGACTGCTCCAGATCGGGGTCGTTTTGGAAGAGCTAGTCGAGTCACGGGCCGCCCACCATCTCGATTCGCTTTCGCCCGAAGAGCAGGCGACGGTCGACGAGGCGGTACAAGAGTTGCTCGTCGAGGCCGCAGCAGAGTCGGCAGACCACCGGGAGCGCCTCGAGGCGCTGATCGCTGATCTCGAGGCCGAGACGGTTCCCTACGAGGAGATCAACGCGTTGGTCGACGCCCAGTACGGCCCCCCGGAAGATACCGACGGCGTCCTCTACGATCAACTGGCGAACGAAGAGACGGCGTACAAGTTCTACGACGACCTCATCGAAGCGATCGAGGCGTCCGACGCCGAGTTCGCCATCGATCGCGACCGACTGCTCGCGACGCTCTCCGAGATCCGCGAAGAAGAACGTGAGGGCGTCAAAGAGGTAACCGAGATCATGGAGCAACGAGCATGAACACAGTCGGCTACCCGGAGCACGCGGTCGCTGTCCCTACGACGCTGCGAACGGTACGGTGTATGGACTCCCGGGGGTTGTTACGCCGGCGAGAAAACACTGCGACAGGCGGCTACAACGGAGAGATGCAATGAATACCGCAGATCAGTATCTCAAGGCTATCTATCTCGCACAACGAATCGAAGAGGGCCCTGCATCGACCGGCACGCTCGCGGATTTGCTCGAGGTCAGCCCGGCGAGCGTCAACGAGATGATCGGCAAACTCGAGGATCGAGGGCTCGTCGAACACGAGAAGTACAAGGGTGCGACCCTCACCGACGAGGGACTCGAACGCGCACACGACGCCCTCCAGACGTACTGCATCATCGAACGGTTTCTCGCCAACGTCCTCGAGGTCGACGAGTTCCGCGACGAGGCACGGGCCTTAGAGAGCGTCATCGACGACACCGTCGCCGAGCGCCTCGACACCATCATCAACCGACCCAGCGACTGTCCCGACTGTTTCGATCCCGAGCGGGATTACTGCGAGCGACTCGAGGTCGGTCCCGACGGCTGTGCGGACTGAGACGGTCTGCGATCCCGAGTTTTCGGTGCCTCCAAGGCGAGGCCGCGGGTGCCACTGGCACTGACGAGAAGTCGTCCGTATGCGGCGCTGTTCTGTCGTTTCGACCGACTCCGTTAGGGCTCCGGATCGCCGAAACGAACGTATCTGTGCCCGACGAGCGCTGCGACGGCGAGTGCGGCGACGACGGTCACGCCGATCCCCAACGGCAGCGTCCAGCGCCCGTGGTTGCCGGCCCAGTCGTCGTCGAAAACGGCTGCATAGTAGGCTGCGATCTCCGTTCCGTGGACCGCGACGAGCACCTCGCGATTGTTCTCGAACGCGTTGTCGTTCCAGTTCGCGCTGCCGACGACGACCTCCCGATCGATCACCACGCCTTTGGCGTGGATCTTTTTGAACCGGTCGGTCTCGTCGACGAGTTTGGCCTCGAGCGGGAGCGATTCGTCGGCGGCCAGTTGCCGGAGTGCTTTCGTGAGCGCGTCGTTTTCGGCTTCGTTGTACCACGTCGAATCGAGCAGGATCTTGACGTCGACGCCCCGGCGGGCGGCGTCGATCGTCGCCTCGAGAACGGCGGTATCGTCGTCGATGCTGGCCTGTTTGACGAGGATTTCGTCGTCGGCCGCGTCGAGAAGTGTTGTCAGCCGCCGGTCGGCGTTGTCCGGCGCGACGAGGAGTTCGGCAGTATCGACGGGAACCGTCGTCGGTTCGTGTTCACGTGAGCGGATTCGGGTGTCTGCCCCGTCGCTCTCGTCGTCGACGAACGCGGTCGTTTCCAGATGGCTCGAACCGGCGACGGTGTCCCAGCCACCGTGGTCCGCTCGAAAGACAGCCGCGAGATCCGCCGCGAGCCGTTCGTCCTCGAGTCGAACGCCCCAGCCGCGACTCGAAGTTCCGCCGATGCCCGACGGTTTCCAGTTCTCGCTCGTGACGAGGACGGTGTCGTCGACGACAGCGTACTTCGGGTGGTGGTAACGGTAGCGAGCGCCTTCGTCGCCGATAACGCGGACGTCGACGCCGCCCGATTCAAGCGTTTCGAGGACCGGCTCGGTCGCTTGCGGTGTGCCGCCGACGGGCCCGCCCTCGAGGAGGACGGCGACGTCGACGCCGCGGTCGGCCGCCGCGACGAGGTCGGCTGCGATTTCGCTCGAGGTGAACGTGTACCCCGCGAGCAGGAGCCGATCGTCGGCCTCGCGGAGCGTTTCACGCGGAACGTCGGGTGCGTCGGGCAGGACGAACGCCGTCGCCTCGTCGACGTCGACGCTCGAGACGGGGAGACAGGTCGCGCCTCGAGGGTGCCAGCTTCCGTCGGCTGGGTCGGTCGGCTGTGAATCGGCAGTGACTGCGCCGCCGTCGGTTCGGTACCATCGTTCGGCTGTCGGTGCGCGGTCGTACGAGACCGTATCGACGACGGTCGTTCCGTTTCGCATCTCGAGTGTGTCGCCGTCGACGGCGAGTCGCAGGGTTCCCTCGAGGCCAAGGACAGGGTGGTCGGTCAGTCCATCGGTGACGTTCGGATCGGTACTCACCGCGACGCGGCCGGAGACGGTGCGGTTGGGAAGGGCAGCGGTCGTGTGTCCATCGGTGATCGTCCAGTTCTCGAGTGGCGTTTCTGGTGGGACCTCGAGGACGAGATACTCGCCGACGTTACCGTGGGTGGTCGGATTGGGGTAGAGTTCGACGATTCGGGGATCGATGTCGGTTGTATTCCCCGCTGTCACCGTTGTGTTCATCATGTTTGTCGACCCAGTCATACTGGGGGGACAGGGTGGGCCGCTTTCCAGATCGTGTCGTGGGTCGATCGACGAACTCTCGTTCGTCGTAGATTCGGCTGTCATGAACCCAATCCCTGCCGTCACAGTCGCGACGAACCCGACGGTACCGACCACGACGAGCACGACGTACGCGAGCCGTCGGCGCTCCATCGGGCCGTCTGGCCTCCCCTTCTAATATAAACCCTCGGCTCCAGCGTTCGACGTAGACGCTGTCCGTGGAACGGACACGTGAAAAATCGAGCCGATTCCGTCCGTTAGGCTGCCGGCTCGAGTGAGGCTTTCTCGGCTTCGGCCTGCACGAGGTACGCGCGGTCGTCACTGTAGTCGGCGACGATCTCGAGGGCATCGGCGGTGCCGATCTGGTTGAGCGCCCAGGCGGCGCTGGCGCGAACGCGGTCTTCCTCGTCGTCGGCCAGCACGTCCGCGAGCGGGTCGATGGCCCGGGTGTCACCGATCAGGCCGAGTGCGCGAGCAGCCCGACTACGAACATCTGCGTTGTCGTCGACCAGTTGGTTGGCGATCGGTTGGACGGCTGCCTCGGCACCGATCTCACCGAGGGCCCGGAACGCTGGCTGCTGGAGGTTCGGGTTCGAATCGACGTAGTCGAGCAGGGTCTCGACGACCTCGTCGTCGTCGACGCCGATCTTGCCGAGGATGCTCATTGCGGCCGTGTCCCGACGGTTGGCCTTCTGGAGCATCGGGTCGATGGCTTCCTCGGGACCCATCCGCTCGAGCGCCTCGAGACAGTGTTCTTCCATGAAGTCGGAGTCGAACGTCTCGAGGGCGAGCAGGATCATCTCGACGTTGCCACGTTTCTCGTGGACTTTCAGTGCGTGCCACTCCGGCGGGAAGTCCTTGACGTGATCGAGCACGTCGTAGAACCCTTCCCGACGCATCTGTTCGCGGACCTCGAGGTCGGTCCACTCGGTGGCGTCGTCGACGTCGGACTGGAGGTCGTCACAGCACTCGAGGAGACCGGCGATCGTCTCGGCGTCGTCGTCGGCATCGAGCGCTGCGGCCTCGACGGCGTCGGCCGCCGTCTCGAGCGTCGTCTCGAGTTGGGCGGGCACGTCCTCACCCTCGGCGGAGCGTGTTACGTCGCTGCCGAGCAGGTCGTTGAACGTCTCGAGGAAGTCGTCGACGGCCTCGATCAGTTCTGCGTTCCCTTCCTCGGTCCAGCGGGTACCGGTGATCGTGCCGCTGGCGCTTTCGATCTCGCTGACGACGTCCTCGCCGTAGGGACCGCGCTGGTCCTCGAGCTCGGACTCGAGGTCGGAGACGTCGCTGTCGATATCGTCGTAACGTTCCTGCAGTTGTTCTTCGGGCGTGGGCTCTTCGTCTTCTTCATCCTCCTCGTCCTCGTCGTCGGTCTCCGGTGGCTCCGGGATCTCGACTTCGTCGAACTCGTCGCGAAACGCCTCGAGATCGGCTTCGACGACGTCGAGGTCGTCTTCGGTCTCGGCGGCCTCGAGGTCTGCTTCGAGCCCTTCGACGTCCGATTCGAACGCCGCGAGGGTCTCGCGGATGGCCTCGAGGTCGACCGATTCGCGTTCCTCCTCGGTGTCCGTTTCGTCGGCACCGGCAGACTCGTCGTCGCTCATGGCATCACCCGGGTGCTGAAACGACGTCGACGCGTGGCGGTGTGCATACACTACGGTCGTGTCAGGACCGTCCTAAGCGTTTCCATGCAGTTCGGACGACGCTGGCTGCGTATCGTCGCGCCAGTAGAGCCACGGGCTGAGCGTCATGTAGGCGATCCCGAGCGTCAACAGGGCGTACGGGAACGTTCGGCCGGCAAACGACGGGATAAGAATCGCGAGCGCGTGGACGACGCCCATGATCGCGGCGTCGCGTGCGAGCAAGTCGGGATACCGAATGCGCGAGACCATCAGATAACAGAACGCGCCCGTGACCGCGAGGACGAGCCACGGCTCGGTCTCGCCGGCGAGGATCGCAGCCCCGAGGATCGTCGCAGCGAGTGTCGTCTGGACGCCCTCGGTACAGCTCCCGCTGACGTCGTACGCTGTGTACATGCCGAGTCGGGTAACGGCCATTGCGACGAACAGCGCACAGATCACAGTGACCAGCAGTAACTCGGTCGTCACCGCACCGAAGCCGATGTCGAACCCATCGGTGACGACGACGAAGGCGAGGACGGCAGGGGCGACAGCAAAGGAGGCGACATCTGCAAGCGAGTCGAGATAGGGGCCGGCGTCGGTGCCGCCGTAGCGCCGCGCGAGGATCCCATCCAGTCCGTCCGCGATCGCTGCAAGCAAGATGAGCCGAGCGGCGAGCTCGATGTCGACGAACGCGATGACGACGGCGATGAATCCCAGCGCCGCGTTGGCGACCGTCACCGCGTCGGCGACGCCCAGTCGCCCGACGAACCGGGGGAGCATACTCGCGGATTCGACGGGGAGCTACCTTACGTGTTTTCGTTTCCGAACGCCCACTCGAGTCGACTCGGCGTTCGACGATCGAACCGGGGCCGTTATGTCGCGACTCTCCTAACGCGTTCGTATGAACAGGCGCGCCTATCTCGCCGCCGTCGGAACCGCCGTCTCTGCCGGACTGGCCGGGTGTTCGACCGTTCGCAGCGCCTTCGAAGACGAGCCCTGTAGCGGCGACGAATGTACGATCGCGATGAGCCGAAACGAGTTCCTCCCCGACGAGTACGAGACACAGGTCGGCGAAACCGTCGTCTGGAAGAACACGAGCGGGGCCGACCACACCGTGACCGCCCTCGAAAACAGCATCCCGGAGGAGGCGGAGTATTTCGCAACCGGCGGCTTCGAGGACGAGGAGACGGCCCGCACCGCCTGGCACGATTACACCGGCGGTCGGCTCAGCCCCCGCGAGACGTTCGAACACACCTTCGAAGTGCCGGGCACGTACACCTATATTTGCGAACCCCACGTCAGGGGCGGCATGATCGGAACGATCATCGTCTCGGAGTGACCGGCCACCTCGGTTCCGACTCCCTCGGTTGTGTGTCAGTTGTTCGTTTTTGCACCGCGAGCGCGCGTTCGGTTCCGTAACGAGTCCTTTCGCCACTTCACAGGCGGTCCGTACACGGCATAGCCGCGACCGACTCGAGGCCGCGAACGGCCGTTTCCGTCAGCAGTCTCTTCGAAAACCCTGTCTGTGACTCGAGGAGATCCCGCTACAGTCGGCCATTGAGAATTATTCCGTTATCGAGTATATTTCTATACATATATAGATTCAGACAGTTAGTTGTTGGATAACGAATCGGTCGCTGACGGCCCGCTAAAGGGGGTGAAATGGGACATGTCATCCGGTCACTGGGTAGGATATGACATACTCTGATCAGAATCCTCCATGTTTATACATTGGGCTCACGGTGGTCTATGTATATGTCCGAAACCGGGGCTGAGATCCGTCCGCTGGTCCGGCAGCTTCCCGATCCGACAACAGCGTCGAACGTCCACTACAACCCATCGCTTGCTGAACTCCGTGAGCTCGCGGCCGACGACGAGACGACCACCGAGTTTGGGTCGCCGTCGTACGTCAGTGAGTATCGATCGCGGAGTTCCGATCGGACGAAAAACACCGTCGATGCCGACTTCTCCGACCGCGATCACGAACTGGTCGACGAGGCTATCGATCTCGTGGGCGAGCGCAAACTGGTTTGCGTCGACCGGCTGATGGGTCGCCACCCCGAGGCGACGTTTTGTTGCCGACTGTTCGTTCCCGTCGAGCACGCGCGTATCGCGCTGGCGTGGGCGAACCTGTTCGAGCCAACCGACGGCCGCGAACCCGACCTCTACACCGTCCAGCTTCCCGACCACGACGAGACGGCGATTCGTGTCCTGCCGGATGAGAGTTTCACTGCGGTGTTAGGCAGCGACTACACCGGTGAAGCCAAGAAGTCGTTCCTTCGGATGTTCATGTTCCGAATCAAAGAGCAGGGCGGACTCGGCCTCCACGCCGGCAGCAAGCGCGTTCGCGTCCGTGACGAGGATGGCGACCTGCGCACTGTCGGGCAGGTGTTCATGGGGCTTTCGGCGACCGGCAAATCGACGCTAACCTCCCACGGCTGCTGGCTCGAAAATCCCGAAGACGCCACGATGTTGCAGGACGACGTCTGTGGACTCTTGCCAGACGGCTCGGTGCCCGGCAGTGAGGGGCAGGGCCTGTTCATCAAGACGATCGGCCTCGGTGAAGACGAACAGCCCGAACTGTACGAGGCCGCAACCGACGAGTCGGCGATCTTAGAGAACGTCGCCGTCGACGACGACGGCACGGTCCACTTCGACGAGGATCGCTACACCGCAAACTCCCGTGCGATCATCCAGCGCGATCAACTCGAGAGCGCCGACGACGAGATCGACTTAGAGCGGATGGATCAGGTCTTCTTCATCACGCGGAACCCGCTGATGCCGCCGGTCGCGAAACTCAACGACAAGCAGGCCGCCGTCGCGTTCATGCTCGGTGAGTCGATCGAGACCAGCGCCGGCGATCCATCCCGTGCGGGTGAATCGATCCGCGTCGTTGGGACGAATCCCTTTATTATGGGTCCCGAAGGCGAGGAAGGCAACATCTTCCAGGATCTCATCGACGAACTCGACGCCGAGTGTTTCGTCATCAACACGGGCTATCTTGGCGCGAAGTCCAAAGATATCGGCGTCACCGAATCCGTCACGGTGCTGACGGAAACTGCACGCGGGACGATCGAGTGGACCGACGACGACCGGACCGGATTGACGATCCCCGAATCCGTCCCCGGACTGGACATCGAGAAGTACTACGTCCCCGACCACGTCGAGGACTACGACGACGCCGTTGCAGAGTTGCGTGCCGAACGACGAACGTACCTCGAGCAGTTCGACGAACTCCGCGACGAAATCAAAGACGCCGTCTACTGATTCAGACGGTCCGTTCACGCTGTATTCGATCCCCGTTTTGCCCTGTTGATCGTCTCTCAGCCGTGAGCGATGGCGTTGCCGAACAGGAATACTGTTATATGAGTCCAGTTCTCACCTCCAGTAATGAGTCCACAGGTACGAACGCCAACGGCCCGCGTATGCGAACGGTGTGGTCGAGCAGAACGATGGGACAGCGACCTCGAGGCGTGGCAACTCGCCCGCGAAGACGGCGAAAAGCAGGTCGGGAACCCACACTGTCTTCACGAGTGGGACATCAACGGGACGTTCAATCCCGTCGCTGAACCCGACGAGTAGCCGAACGTGTGATCGCGACGGCCTGTCGTCTGCGACGTGTCACGAGCGGTGCGCGGATCTTTTTGCAGTTTCGCTCGTACCCAACAGTATGCCGACCGTCTACATCACGGCGCCGCCGGACGACGCCAACGAGATCGCCGAGACGCTGGTCGAGGAGCGACTCGCGGCCTGCGTCAACCGACTGTCGACGACCTCGACGTATCGCTGGGACGGCGAGATTCACCACGACGACGAAGCCGTCCTGCTCGCGAAGACGACCGACGGCGCCTACGACGACCTCGTCGAGCGCGTGCAGGCGCTGCATCCACACGACGTGCCGTGTATCGAGTGCTTCGACGAAGCGGACGTTCTCGAGTCGTTCGCGACGTGGCGGGCCGAAAGCGTCGACTGATCGTCAGCCGCTCGCCAACACCGGTACGGTACGCCGTCACAGGCAGTGACTGCCCGAAAAAGCAACCCTTAAAACTCGCGCACGGGTTATCACGGATATGGCTGGAACCATCGAAGTGCTCGTTCCGGGTGGCCAGGCCAACCCTGGCCCACCGCTCGGTCCCGAGCTCGGACCGACGCCCGTCGACGTGCAGGCAGTCGTACAGGAAATCAACGACCAGACGGCCGCGTTCGACGGCACGGAAGTGCCCGTCACCGTCGAATACGACGACGACGGCTCGTTCGACATCGACGTCGGTGTCCCACCGACGGCCGCACTCGTCAAAGACGAGGCCGGTTTCGAGACCGGCAGCGGCGAACCGCAGAAGGACTTCGTCGCTGACCTCTCGGTCGACCAGGTCAAGAAGATCGCCGAGCAGAAACACCCAGACCTGCTCGCCTACGACACGATCAACGCGGCAAAGGAAGTCGTCGGCACCTGCGCCTCGATGGGCGTCACCATCGAAGGCAACGACGCTCGAGACTTCAAGGAAAAAGTCGACAGCGGCGAGTACGACGACGTGCTCGCAGCAGACGCGTAATCGGTTCGGACGTCGACGCCGGACGAGACCGTTTTTTTACGACCGTAAAACGGTGAGCGATCAGCAATCCGCTCGAAGATTGTGAGCGACAACTCGATCATCGTTTACAAAGTACCGAAGCCGTTAGTCGATCGAGCGTCGCAGTCAGCTCGGGTCCAGTATCAAACTTTGTTCGCGGGCGGGACGGTCCGCTCGTCGGGACTGGTCGTTCCGGCCGATCCGAACAGGACGCGGACGCCAGCGCCGACGCCGAGTGCGCCGGCAAGAACGGCAACGGCAGCAGTCGCGACGAGTGATAGGCCAGCAAGACCGGCGACAACGCTTCCGGTGATGACGCCGATCCACACCTGATCGGCACCGAACCGCGCCGCGACGGCGTGGCCGATCGCGACGAGTCCGAGCGCCGTCAGTATCGGCAGTAGTGTGAGACCAGTGATGACCAGTACGATGCCGAAGAACGTCCCGAGGCTCGTCCCGACGATCAAATACCCCGTCGCTGTAACCCCGCTGAGGACGAGAAGTGTCGGCAATCCGATACACAGTGAAATAACCGGACTGCGGCGTGATTTCGTCACGGTCCGAAGCCCGTACCCCTGTCCCAGGCCGAGCACGACCGAGGCGACCACGAGCATCGCGGCGAACTGGACACCGACGCGCTCGAGCGAACTCAGCGACTGGTACGTCTCGAGATCGAGTCCGGTAACGAAAAGCGGCACGAACGACTCGAGTGTCGTCGAGCAAACGACACTATATAAATCTAATGGCCACATGCTGAAACGCTACAGTGGCATATTCTATAGTATTTTCGGTAATTGATATTATTTCCACACGTGATAGAAACACGAATAGTCTCTCGGACCGATCACTCGGTTGGCTATCGGTGACAGTCGCCGTTCGCCTCGAGATCGGATCTCGTGGCCGGTTTTGGGAACTCCGTCAGGACAGTTCGACGGGTTTAAGTTCGACATGGCACTTCGTTCAACAGAGACAGGCATTGCCTGTTTCACTGACCCGTAGGAGCATTCCTGCGTACTACGGAGGTGAACGATGGCAGATTCGGATATCACAACCGCAGTGGCTCGCGCACTCGAGGAGTCGCCGGATCGGAACTTTACCGAGACGGTAGACCTCGCGATTAACTTGCGCGACCTTGACCTAAACGAACCGTCGAACCGTGTTGATGAGTCCATCGTCCTGCCGTCCGGAACCGGCCAAGAGACGATCATCGTCGTTATTGCCGAAGGCGAAACGGCTGTCCGCGCCGAAGAGGTTGCGGACGACGTGCTTTCGATCGACGACGTGGCCGATCTGGACGACGACGAAGCCAAAGATATGGCTGACGAGACGGACTTCTTCATCGCCGAAGAGGCGATGATGCAAGATATCGCCCGGCACCTGGGTACCATTCTCGGTCCCCGAGGGAAGATGCCGGACCCACTCTCGCCCGACGACGACGTCGTCGAGACCGTCAACCGGCTCAAGAATACCGTGCAGCTTCGCTCCGGCGACCGACGAACGTTCCACACGCTCGTCGGCGCCGAAGATATGGATGCCGAAGACATCTCGGACAACATCGACGTCATCCTGCGTCGCCTGCACGCCGACCTCGAGAAAGGTCCCCAGAACATCGACGCCGTCTACGTGAAGACGACGATGGGACCGTCCGTGGAGGTGGCCTAAAATGAGCGCACAGGCTGAACGCAAAACCGAGAACCTTCCCCAGTGGAAGAAAGAAGAAGTCGACGAGCTCGCGTCGATCATTGACAACTACGGGAGCGTCGGCATCGTCGGCATTGCTGGCATTCCGAGCAAGCAGCTTCAGGACATGCGCCGTGACCTTCACGGGACTGCCGAGCTGCGCGTCAGCCGCAACACCCTACAGACGCGTGCGCTCGAGGACGCCGGACTCGGCGACCTCGTCGAGCACATCGAAGGGCAGGTCGGCATCGTCGCGACCGACGAGAACCCGTTCTCGCTGTACAAGGAGCTCGAGGCGTCGAAGACGCCTGCGCCGATCAACGAGGGCGAAGTCGCGCCGAACGACATCGTCATCCCCGAGGGTGACACCGGTGTCGATCCGGGGCCGTTCGTCGGTGAACTCCAGAGCATCGGTGCAAACGCACGCATCGAAGAGGGCTCGATTCAGGTCATGGAGGACTCGACGGTCTTAGAGGCCGGCGAGCAAGTCTCTGCGGATCTGTCGAACGTCCTCAACGAGCTTGGGATCGAACCCAAGGAAGTCGGACTCGACCTCAGAGCAGTCATTGCTGAGGGCGTGCTCTTCGACCCAGAAGACCTCGACATCGATATCGAGGCCTACGAGAGCGACGTGGCGACGGCCGCCGCTCGTGCTCGGAACCTCTCGGTCAACGCGAGCTACCCGACGGAAGCGACCGCACCAACGCTCATCGCCAAAGCCACGGGCGAGGCCAAGAGCCTCGGCCTGCAGGCAGCGATCGAGGACGAAGCCCTGATGCCCGACCTCGTCTCGAAAGCCGACGCACAGCTGCGTGCGCTTGCGGCCCAGATCGACGACGAGGAAGCCCTGCCTGAGGAGCTGCAGGGCGTCGAGGCTCCTGCCGCACCGGCAGCAGCCGACGAGGGCGAGGACGAATCGGCAGACGACCACGACGACGCTGAGGCCGACGA belongs to Natronorubrum aibiense and includes:
- a CDS encoding type 2 periplasmic-binding domain-containing protein, encoding MSLGQRVSSDNQLTRLLQIGVVLEELVESRAAHHLDSLSPEEQATVDEAVQELLVEAAAESADHRERLEALIADLEAETVPYEEINALVDAQYGPPEDTDGVLYDQLANEETAYKFYDDLIEAIEASDAEFAIDRDRLLATLSEIREEEREGVKEVTEIMEQRA
- a CDS encoding metal-dependent transcriptional regulator, yielding MNTADQYLKAIYLAQRIEEGPASTGTLADLLEVSPASVNEMIGKLEDRGLVEHEKYKGATLTDEGLERAHDALQTYCIIERFLANVLEVDEFRDEARALESVIDDTVAERLDTIINRPSDCPDCFDPERDYCERLEVGPDGCAD
- a CDS encoding phospholipase D-like domain-containing protein, translating into MERRRLAYVVLVVVGTVGFVATVTAGIGFMTAESTTNESSSIDPRHDLESGPPCPPSMTGSTNMMNTTVTAGNTTDIDPRIVELYPNPTTHGNVGEYLVLEVPPETPLENWTITDGHTTAALPNRTVSGRVAVSTDPNVTDGLTDHPVLGLEGTLRLAVDGDTLEMRNGTTVVDTVSYDRAPTAERWYRTDGGAVTADSQPTDPADGSWHPRGATCLPVSSVDVDEATAFVLPDAPDVPRETLREADDRLLLAGYTFTSSEIAADLVAAADRGVDVAVLLEGGPVGGTPQATEPVLETLESGGVDVRVIGDEGARYRYHHPKYAVVDDTVLVTSENWKPSGIGGTSSRGWGVRLEDERLAADLAAVFRADHGGWDTVAGSSHLETTAFVDDESDGADTRIRSREHEPTTVPVDTAELLVAPDNADRRLTTLLDAADDEILVKQASIDDDTAVLEATIDAARRGVDVKILLDSTWYNEAENDALTKALRQLAADESLPLEAKLVDETDRFKKIHAKGVVIDREVVVGSANWNDNAFENNREVLVAVHGTEIAAYYAAVFDDDWAGNHGRWTLPLGIGVTVVAALAVAALVGHRYVRFGDPEP
- a CDS encoding HEAT repeat domain-containing protein codes for the protein MSDDESAGADETDTEEERESVDLEAIRETLAAFESDVEGLEADLEAAETEDDLDVVEADLEAFRDEFDEVEIPEPPETDDEDEEDEEDEEPTPEEQLQERYDDIDSDVSDLESELEDQRGPYGEDVVSEIESASGTITGTRWTEEGNAELIEAVDDFLETFNDLLGSDVTRSAEGEDVPAQLETTLETAADAVEAAALDADDDAETIAGLLECCDDLQSDVDDATEWTDLEVREQMRREGFYDVLDHVKDFPPEWHALKVHEKRGNVEMILLALETFDSDFMEEHCLEALERMGPEEAIDPMLQKANRRDTAAMSILGKIGVDDDEVVETLLDYVDSNPNLQQPAFRALGEIGAEAAVQPIANQLVDDNADVRSRAARALGLIGDTRAIDPLADVLADDEEDRVRASAAWALNQIGTADALEIVADYSDDRAYLVQAEAEKASLEPAA
- a CDS encoding protein sorting system archaetidylserine synthase (This PssA-like phosphatidyltransferase, along with a PssD-like decarboxylase, is required in Haloarchaea for the archaeosortase ArtA to replace the PGF-CTERM sorting signal with a C-terminal lipid anchor.) yields the protein MLPRFVGRLGVADAVTVANAALGFIAVVIAFVDIELAARLILLAAIADGLDGILARRYGGTDAGPYLDSLADVASFAVAPAVLAFVVVTDGFDIGFGAVTTELLLVTVICALFVAMAVTRLGMYTAYDVSGSCTEGVQTTLAATILGAAILAGETEPWLVLAVTGAFCYLMVSRIRYPDLLARDAAIMGVVHALAILIPSFAGRTFPYALLTLGIAYMTLSPWLYWRDDTQPASSELHGNA
- a CDS encoding cupredoxin domain-containing protein; the encoded protein is MNRRAYLAAVGTAVSAGLAGCSTVRSAFEDEPCSGDECTIAMSRNEFLPDEYETQVGETVVWKNTSGADHTVTALENSIPEEAEYFATGGFEDEETARTAWHDYTGGRLSPRETFEHTFEVPGTYTYICEPHVRGGMIGTIIVSE